From Haloglomus litoreum, the proteins below share one genomic window:
- a CDS encoding RNA-guided endonuclease InsQ/TnpB family protein, translated as MEVKRTIPVKLSVPDDREDDLHRTIEQFNHACNYTVQHGRSDDGYLILNKSTIHDEVYHDLRDETDLPANLCVRAYSKAVEAMKSTVADWKKGNSRPLPRFNEPSAVYDKRTLTIKDRSATLSTINGRVAVDYVIGDYQKSYLDDDDYEKRMGTLHYRESEGAFYLHIVIQKEVEERDGDKVLGVDLNLKNVAVTSTGSFYDGGELLWGQNHYFRVRRSLQHKGTRSAKQVLRRLSGRETRFVLNRLHTISRRIVEEADAHDCSYIAVERLTHIRERMDNRNDRVKRQMHNWAFRELQEMLAYKAAEYGIRVEEIPPAFTSQTCSKCGHQSSTNRNSDGWFECNDCGYEVDGDYNAAKNIGLKLVTLPEGKRPSGLGDSHLALKSGTLNGNGDYTAYDTTSADRESTDKPTTSVVGR; from the coding sequence ATGGAGGTCAAACGAACCATCCCGGTCAAACTCTCGGTTCCAGACGACCGAGAGGACGACCTCCATCGGACGATCGAGCAGTTCAACCACGCCTGCAACTACACCGTCCAACACGGAAGGAGCGACGACGGCTACCTCATTCTCAACAAGTCCACCATACACGACGAAGTGTACCACGACCTGCGAGATGAGACAGACCTGCCCGCGAACCTCTGTGTCCGGGCGTACTCGAAAGCCGTCGAAGCGATGAAAAGCACCGTCGCAGACTGGAAGAAAGGTAACAGCCGACCACTACCACGATTCAACGAACCGTCAGCCGTCTACGACAAACGGACGCTGACCATCAAAGACAGGTCGGCCACCCTCTCGACCATCAACGGGCGAGTCGCCGTTGACTACGTTATCGGGGACTACCAGAAGTCGTACCTTGATGATGACGACTACGAGAAGCGAATGGGGACGCTTCACTACCGCGAGAGCGAGGGTGCGTTCTACCTCCACATCGTCATCCAGAAAGAGGTGGAAGAACGCGACGGTGACAAGGTACTGGGCGTCGATTTGAATTTGAAGAACGTCGCCGTGACCAGCACGGGGTCGTTCTACGATGGTGGCGAACTGTTGTGGGGGCAGAATCACTACTTCCGTGTGCGTCGGAGCCTTCAGCACAAAGGCACTCGCTCCGCGAAGCAGGTACTCCGGCGACTGTCGGGGCGAGAAACCCGCTTCGTGCTGAACCGCCTGCACACTATTAGCCGACGCATCGTGGAGGAGGCTGACGCCCACGACTGTTCGTACATCGCCGTCGAACGCTTGACCCACATTCGCGAGCGGATGGATAATCGGAACGATCGAGTGAAGCGTCAGATGCACAACTGGGCGTTCCGCGAACTCCAGGAAATGCTCGCGTACAAAGCCGCAGAGTACGGAATCCGAGTTGAGGAGATTCCGCCTGCGTTTACGAGTCAAACCTGCTCGAAGTGCGGGCATCAATCCAGCACGAACCGTAACTCGGACGGGTGGTTCGAGTGCAACGACTGTGGGTACGAGGTTGACGGCGACTACAACGCGGCGAAGAACATCGGGTTGAAGTTGGTAACTTTACCAGAGGGCAAACGCCCCTCTGGGTTGGGCGACAGTCATCTCGCCCTCAAGTCCGGGACGTTGAACGGGAATGGCGATTACACCGCCTACGACACTACGTCGGCAGACCGGGAGTCCACGGACAAGCCCACGACTTCAGTCGTGGGTCGATGA
- a CDS encoding MarR family transcriptional regulator, with the protein MPIPKDRFETLEETGVSPQTNAERIVEFLLSNRDLAYRMSEIADELNIPRGSVGPTLKRLEDDGLVVHRDRYWAIDETYAASREGMALTGAAAAEYDDGKGFDVDAWAEAAEDATPRDGDE; encoded by the coding sequence ATGCCAATCCCCAAAGATCGGTTCGAGACCCTCGAAGAAACGGGGGTATCCCCACAGACGAACGCAGAACGAATCGTCGAGTTCCTTCTTTCGAACAGGGATCTCGCGTATCGGATGAGTGAGATCGCGGACGAACTCAACATCCCTCGTGGGAGCGTCGGACCGACCCTCAAACGGTTGGAAGATGACGGTCTCGTCGTCCATCGCGACCGCTATTGGGCGATCGATGAGACGTATGCTGCATCCCGGGAGGGGATGGCCCTTACGGGTGCTGCAGCGGCCGAGTATGATGACGGAAAGGGGTTCGATGTCGATGCGTGGGCCGAAGCCGCCGAAGACGCGACACCGAGAGACGGGGACGAATGA
- a CDS encoding DUF7342 family protein: protein MSESPRDGVQSWEESMSARERIRSVAETLREPRSVNWISNQADTAWSTTNEELQDLVEQGRLRRVETDNTTLYQPDYTRMLFEEIRTLIEENSREELRSELAAITDEIEAWQETYGVETWEELEQSLADGDLSSTEIRERRDVLAFWQENEEDRRLIRHALALYSDVESAREQHTDLAEGATS from the coding sequence ATGTCCGAATCGCCGCGAGATGGGGTCCAGTCGTGGGAGGAATCGATGAGCGCCCGTGAGCGCATTCGCTCGGTCGCGGAGACGCTTCGCGAGCCTCGGTCAGTCAACTGGATCAGCAACCAGGCGGACACCGCCTGGAGCACGACCAATGAGGAACTCCAGGACCTCGTCGAACAAGGGCGGCTGCGCCGTGTTGAGACCGACAATACGACGCTCTATCAGCCGGACTATACCCGGATGCTGTTCGAGGAGATTCGCACGCTCATCGAGGAGAACTCACGCGAAGAGCTTCGGAGTGAGCTGGCGGCGATCACCGACGAGATCGAGGCGTGGCAGGAGACGTACGGTGTGGAGACGTGGGAGGAACTCGAACAGTCGCTTGCCGATGGTGACCTGTCGAGCACTGAGATTCGCGAACGTCGCGATGTACTCGCGTTCTGGCAGGAGAACGAGGAAGACCGCCGACTCATCAGGCATGCCCTCGCGCTATACTCGGATGTCGAGTCCGCTCGCGAGCAGCACACAGACCTAGCTGAGGGCGCCACGAGTTAA
- a CDS encoding winged helix-turn-helix domain-containing protein produces the protein MTADRWDDINERVREEWKADTTPFERVYEVIEQTHEGQSAADIAERALVSEPTARRHCKALVNTGFAETESDGRATLYKRNSDRVLMSRIRELREEANRDELLDGIRRMKAEIRRYEDRYDAVSPEELAQKLDADETEGWDDLSAWKTTRQNLAVAQAALAYDEASHQLTA, from the coding sequence ATGACCGCTGACCGTTGGGATGACATCAACGAACGTGTCAGGGAGGAGTGGAAGGCGGACACAACCCCATTCGAGCGGGTCTACGAGGTCATCGAGCAAACCCACGAGGGACAGTCAGCAGCCGATATCGCCGAGCGAGCGCTCGTGAGCGAGCCAACGGCCCGTCGCCACTGCAAGGCGCTCGTGAACACCGGCTTCGCCGAGACGGAATCCGATGGACGAGCCACCCTCTACAAGCGAAACAGTGACCGCGTGCTCATGTCCCGGATACGCGAACTCCGCGAGGAAGCGAATCGCGACGAGTTGCTCGATGGCATCAGGCGGATGAAAGCGGAGATCCGTCGCTATGAAGACCGCTACGATGCGGTCTCTCCCGAAGAACTCGCCCAGAAACTCGATGCCGACGAAACGGAAGGCTGGGACGATCTCAGTGCGTGGAAGACCACGCGCCAGAATCTGGCCGTCGCACAGGCAGCCCTCGCCTACGACGAAGCCAGCCACCAGCTTACCGCATGA
- a CDS encoding DUF433 domain-containing protein, whose translation MAAWIHRIVSGEDSDIHDEPHIEGSRITVRSIHERVENAGVSPQTIADRHSLDLADVYHALAYYHEHPEEMRRFEQQRERVVDAHREDAITGPADLE comes from the coding sequence ATGGCTGCGTGGATTCACCGAATCGTCTCCGGGGAAGATTCTGATATCCACGACGAACCCCACATCGAGGGGAGCCGTATCACCGTCCGGTCAATCCACGAGCGAGTGGAGAATGCCGGGGTGAGTCCGCAAACTATCGCGGACAGACATAGCCTCGACCTGGCCGATGTCTACCACGCACTCGCCTACTATCACGAGCATCCCGAGGAGATGCGCAGGTTCGAACAACAGCGCGAGCGGGTGGTCGATGCCCACCGCGAGGATGCCATTACCGGCCCAGCAGACCTAGAGTGA
- a CDS encoding RNA-guided endonuclease InsQ/TnpB family protein, with product MEVTRTIPVKLDVPPERRDDLHQTIDQFNHAANYTVQHGRNDDGYLILNKSKIHDQVYHDLRDETDLPANLCVRAYSKAVEAMKSTVADWKKGNSRPLPRFDELSAVYDKRTLTINNRSATLSTINGRVAVEYVLGDYQRSYLDDDDYEKRMGTLHYREDEDAFYLHIVIQKMVEERDGDTVLGVDLNLKNVAVTSTGSFYDGGELLWGQNHLFRVRRSLQHKGTRSAKQALRRLSGRESRFVLNRLHTISRRIVEEADAHDCSYITVERLTNIRERMDNQDDQVKRQLHNWAFREIREMLAYKAAAYGIRVEEIPPAFTSQNCSKCDHQSSTNRDSKTGWFECTECGYEVDGDYNAAKNIGHKLLTLPEGKRPSGLGDGHLALKSGTLNGNGEYTAYSTSEADRESTDKPTTSVVGR from the coding sequence ATGGAGGTCACGCGTACCATCCCCGTCAAACTGGATGTGCCCCCAGAGCGGCGTGACGACCTCCATCAGACCATCGACCAGTTCAACCACGCCGCCAATTATACCGTGCAGCACGGTCGCAACGACGACGGGTATCTTATTCTCAACAAGTCGAAGATACACGATCAGGTGTACCACGACCTTCGGGACGAGACAGACCTGCCCGCGAACCTCTGTGTTCGCGCCTACTCGAAAGCCGTCGAAGCGATGAAATCCACCGTCGCCGACTGGAAGAAGGGCAACAGCCGACCACTCCCGCGATTCGACGAACTATCCGCGGTCTACGACAAACGGACGTTGACCATCAACAACCGGTCGGCCACCCTCTCCACAATCAACGGCCGGGTCGCCGTGGAGTACGTTCTCGGGGACTACCAGCGGTCCTATCTCGATGATGACGACTACGAGAAGCGGATGGGAACGCTCCACTACCGCGAGGACGAGGATGCGTTCTACCTCCATATCGTCATCCAGAAAATGGTCGAGGAACGCGACGGTGACACGGTACTGGGCGTGGACTTGAACCTCAAGAACGTCGCTGTCACGAGCACGGGCTCGTTCTACGACGGTGGCGAACTGTTGTGGGGGCAGAACCACCTCTTCCGCGTGCGTCGAAGCCTTCAGCACAAAGGCACTCGCTCCGCGAAGCAGGCACTCCGGCGACTGTCGGGGCGAGAATCCCGCTTCGTGCTGAATCGCCTGCACACGATTTCTCGACGCATCGTGGAGGAAGCCGATGCCCACGATTGTTCGTACATCACCGTCGAACGCCTCACCAATATCCGCGAGCGGATGGATAATCAGGACGACCAGGTGAAACGGCAACTGCACAACTGGGCGTTCCGCGAAATCCGTGAGATGCTGGCGTACAAGGCCGCAGCGTACGGGATTCGTGTCGAGGAGATACCGCCCGCGTTTACAAGTCAGAATTGCTCGAAGTGCGACCACCAGTCAAGCACGAATCGTGACTCGAAAACGGGCTGGTTCGAGTGTACCGAGTGCGGCTACGAGGTCGACGGGGACTACAACGCAGCGAAGAATATCGGGCACAAGTTGCTAACTTTACCAGAGGGCAAACGTCCCTCTGGGTTGGGCGACGGTCATCTCGCCCTGAAGTCCGGGACGCTGAACGGGAACGGCGAATACACCGCCTACTCCACGTCGGAGGCAGACCGGGAGTCCACGGACAAGCCCACGACTTCAGTCGTGGGTCGATGA
- a CDS encoding DUF433 domain-containing protein produces MTTVVSDEDIRSGSPRIEGTRITVLDIKRRVVDNNEDPHVVAGEYAVSVGDVFHALSYYYDHREEFLARERDAERRRRDGERRTRERLGLADEGTESAEEAD; encoded by the coding sequence ATGACGACAGTGGTCAGCGACGAGGACATCCGGTCGGGTTCCCCACGTATCGAGGGGACTCGAATCACGGTCCTCGATATCAAGCGCCGCGTTGTGGACAACAACGAGGACCCTCATGTCGTCGCTGGCGAATACGCCGTCTCCGTGGGCGATGTCTTCCACGCACTCTCGTACTACTACGACCATCGCGAGGAGTTCTTGGCCCGCGAACGGGACGCTGAACGACGACGGCGGGACGGCGAGCGACGGACTCGGGAACGGCTTGGACTCGCTGACGAGGGAACCGAATCGGCTGAAGAGGCGGACTAG
- a CDS encoding ATP-binding protein, protein MDGFVNRDAELSRLRECYDSDEAELAVIYGRRRLGKTQLVQHSLTDCDDAIVYQATETTARLQLDQFVDIAAETFPGVTNIKKDWESLLGYLGDQDAVVVLDEFPYLIDADESLPSVIQRLWDQRFQHTAGTLVLVGSSISMMEEATLLGNSPLYGRATEKLDLRPLRFAAAQEFLPDDYTPEERVFAWGVFGGVPYYLDGIDLGRDLATVLTEEVLSQKGYLHDEPEYVLRTELREPNRYFAILSAIAAGKTTSNEIATAIGIDGKQMSTYTQKLERLRLVEREVPITEEKAKSRRGRYRLRDSLFRFWFRFVYGNEDRYERLGRDAYEAIIEPELADFVSPAFETLCQEALPNLYPDKLFLDIGRWWYKEHEVDVVGFTDEGTMVVGECKFTNAPLDYSALASLEDHAAEIRWTPPGGGDADIQYALFARNGATQSVREAVNERDDLQLFSLKNVIENS, encoded by the coding sequence ATGGACGGCTTTGTGAATCGTGACGCGGAACTCTCTCGATTGCGCGAGTGCTACGATTCGGATGAGGCGGAGCTGGCGGTCATCTACGGGCGGCGGCGGCTCGGCAAGACACAACTCGTCCAGCACTCGCTCACGGACTGTGACGACGCCATCGTCTATCAGGCCACGGAGACGACAGCACGACTCCAACTCGACCAGTTCGTCGATATCGCGGCAGAGACGTTCCCGGGAGTCACGAATATCAAGAAGGACTGGGAGTCCCTTCTCGGCTATCTCGGCGATCAGGATGCTGTGGTCGTGCTCGACGAGTTTCCGTACCTCATCGACGCCGATGAGAGCCTCCCATCAGTCATTCAGCGCCTCTGGGACCAGCGCTTCCAACACACGGCCGGAACGCTCGTCCTCGTCGGCTCGTCGATCAGTATGATGGAGGAAGCAACCCTCCTTGGCAATAGCCCGCTCTACGGCCGCGCCACGGAGAAACTTGACCTCCGGCCGCTGCGTTTCGCTGCTGCACAGGAGTTTCTCCCGGACGACTACACGCCGGAAGAGCGTGTGTTCGCGTGGGGCGTGTTCGGCGGTGTTCCCTACTACCTCGATGGAATTGACCTGGGGCGGGACCTCGCGACGGTTCTCACCGAGGAGGTACTCTCGCAGAAGGGCTACCTCCACGACGAGCCGGAATACGTCCTCCGAACAGAACTCAGGGAGCCGAACCGATACTTCGCGATACTCTCGGCTATCGCGGCGGGCAAGACAACATCGAACGAGATCGCCACGGCCATCGGTATCGATGGGAAGCAGATGTCGACATACACGCAGAAACTCGAACGGCTCCGACTCGTAGAGCGTGAGGTTCCCATCACCGAAGAGAAAGCGAAATCCCGCCGCGGCCGGTATCGACTTCGCGATTCACTGTTCAGGTTCTGGTTCCGCTTCGTCTACGGGAATGAGGACCGCTACGAGCGCCTTGGACGCGATGCCTACGAGGCAATCATCGAACCTGAACTCGCAGATTTCGTCAGCCCGGCATTCGAGACGCTCTGCCAGGAGGCGCTTCCGAACCTCTACCCGGACAAGCTATTCCTCGATATCGGTCGCTGGTGGTACAAGGAACACGAAGTGGATGTCGTGGGATTCACCGACGAGGGGACGATGGTCGTCGGGGAGTGCAAATTCACGAACGCGCCGCTCGACTACTCCGCACTCGCTTCGCTAGAGGACCACGCTGCGGAGATCCGTTGGACACCACCCGGTGGTGGAGACGCAGATATCCAGTACGCGCTATTCGCTCGAAACGGTGCAACCCAGTCCGTTCGGGAGGCCGTCAACGAACGTGACGACCTCCAGTTGTTCAGCCTCAAGAACGTGATAGAGAACTCCTGA
- a CDS encoding DUF5615 family PIN-like protein, with the protein MRILADENVPGPYVSALRGDGHDVSYSRDIEALGPSAPDAAVLEYAAENGFAVLSTDVKDFGHRDVSVPVFVAPQDITWKA; encoded by the coding sequence GTGCGAATCCTAGCCGACGAGAACGTCCCTGGGCCGTATGTTTCTGCACTTCGCGGGGACGGTCACGACGTTTCGTACAGTAGGGATATCGAGGCGCTCGGTCCGTCCGCTCCTGATGCGGCGGTTCTCGAATACGCAGCGGAGAACGGATTCGCAGTCCTCTCGACCGACGTCAAGGACTTCGGTCATCGGGACGTGTCGGTCCCGGTGTTCGTCGCTCCTCAGGATATCACGTGGAAGGCTTGA
- a CDS encoding DUF7437 domain-containing protein, which yields MPDASSPARPPDAGQTARRFFVVQELLGSPDLARFYTDLLVNSPTTVSAVREHQSFSKSTAYKYANTLAELGVAEELDEYEDGSARWRALPVSGNWTDETTIELGPVIIAVYGATGVDEDLELFVDRHGRAALAPAVTATVEYLEGKTTRRGVADALGVPAVEGIAVTQAIERIVAVVKPYDPTLDGTSFEVAVHDRAIERAPYRHADD from the coding sequence ATGCCGGACGCGTCGTCCCCCGCGCGGCCGCCGGATGCAGGGCAGACGGCCCGACGGTTCTTCGTCGTTCAGGAGCTGCTCGGGTCGCCCGATCTCGCCCGGTTCTACACCGACCTGCTGGTCAACTCCCCGACGACGGTCAGTGCCGTCCGCGAGCACCAGTCGTTCTCGAAGAGTACGGCCTACAAGTACGCCAACACGCTGGCCGAACTCGGTGTCGCCGAGGAACTCGACGAGTACGAGGATGGGTCGGCTCGCTGGCGTGCGCTCCCGGTGAGCGGGAACTGGACCGACGAGACGACCATCGAACTGGGGCCGGTCATCATCGCGGTCTACGGTGCGACCGGTGTCGACGAGGACCTCGAACTGTTCGTCGACCGCCACGGGCGGGCTGCGCTCGCGCCTGCCGTCACGGCGACGGTCGAGTATCTCGAGGGGAAGACGACGCGCCGGGGCGTTGCGGACGCGCTCGGCGTCCCTGCGGTCGAGGGAATCGCCGTCACGCAGGCGATCGAACGGATCGTCGCCGTCGTGAAGCCGTACGACCCGACGCTCGACGGGACCTCGTTCGAGGTTGCCGTCCACGACCGGGCGATCGAGCGGGCGCCCTACCGGCACGCCGATGACTGA
- a CDS encoding transcription initiation factor IIB codes for MATTQPYERHFDEDVAQTTNICPECEGRVTTNTHETACDDCGLVLSEGRVDPGPERRWFEEDGSENPSRTGAPWTPTRHDGGLSTEIGWKQNGSGETSGQRRRQLARLRRLHRRSQFDAKKDWYRMDGLYEVRRLTGALELGAGLRDQACALFTSLHRSGLATGRSLAAVAAVAVYVTCRVNELPWTQADVLAVTDCDRSLFRATLQAARQEQGLELPPRSPAAFVPRLASAVEAPDGVRARATQIVVSLPVEVYNGANPSGVAAACIYAAAREQAVSITQAELARAAEVTAVTLRSRLTEIEDVLDGR; via the coding sequence ATGGCAACGACACAACCCTACGAGCGACACTTCGACGAGGATGTAGCGCAGACGACCAACATCTGCCCCGAGTGCGAGGGCCGTGTGACGACGAACACACACGAAACTGCCTGTGACGACTGTGGCCTCGTTCTCTCTGAGGGGCGAGTCGACCCGGGACCGGAGCGTCGCTGGTTCGAAGAAGACGGGTCGGAGAACCCGTCGCGAACGGGCGCGCCGTGGACACCGACGCGACACGACGGCGGCCTCTCGACGGAGATCGGCTGGAAGCAGAACGGGAGCGGAGAGACATCCGGGCAGCGACGGCGGCAACTCGCCCGGCTTCGCCGGCTCCACCGCCGGAGCCAGTTCGACGCGAAGAAGGACTGGTATCGGATGGACGGCCTCTACGAGGTTCGACGGCTGACCGGTGCGCTCGAACTCGGGGCTGGACTGCGCGACCAGGCGTGTGCGCTCTTCACGTCGCTACACAGGTCGGGACTGGCCACGGGGCGGTCCCTGGCCGCGGTCGCAGCCGTGGCCGTCTACGTGACCTGCCGGGTGAACGAACTCCCGTGGACGCAGGCGGACGTGCTTGCGGTGACCGACTGCGACCGGAGCCTCTTCCGGGCGACGCTGCAGGCCGCACGTCAGGAGCAGGGCCTCGAACTCCCTCCGCGTTCACCCGCGGCGTTCGTCCCACGGCTGGCGTCCGCGGTCGAGGCGCCCGACGGCGTTCGAGCGCGAGCGACCCAAATCGTGGTCTCGTTGCCCGTCGAGGTGTACAACGGAGCGAACCCGTCTGGGGTTGCTGCGGCGTGCATCTACGCGGCGGCACGGGAACAGGCGGTGTCCATCACGCAGGCTGAACTGGCACGAGCGGCGGAGGTGACGGCGGTGACGCTCCGGTCGCGTCTGACTGAAATCGAGGACGTGCTGGACGGACGATGA
- a CDS encoding helix-turn-helix domain-containing protein, giving the protein MNRFARQLLQYPYFTAPDLVEYLDVSRRTAYKVVAELESDGLIEEVTGKERGKEYKAIDVFDILQSSTRD; this is encoded by the coding sequence ATGAATCGGTTCGCTCGCCAATTGCTCCAGTACCCGTATTTCACCGCCCCTGACCTCGTTGAGTATCTCGATGTCTCCCGTCGAACTGCCTACAAGGTCGTCGCTGAACTCGAGTCGGACGGCCTCATCGAGGAGGTGACCGGCAAGGAACGCGGGAAGGAGTACAAGGCGATCGACGTGTTCGATATTCTCCAGTCATCGACCCGCGACTGA
- a CDS encoding aldo/keto reductase, which produces MDLEFVSLGDTGLQTSEIQFGTWRFGKETEEGNVEIGEDRAHQLLDTYAEHGGRFIDTADVYGGGTCEEWIGDWLSDRDRERYTIASKIYWQIREDDPNSRGTNRKNVRHRIDALLDRLGTDYVDVLYIHRWDDETPAREMMKTLNGLVEDGKVHYLGTSTLVPNEWKVAKANEIARREGWEPFTVAQPRYNLVDREVEGGYLEMTNDYGMAVCPWSPLGQGFLTGKYTREDGLVGESKAAESSRFREAYLIEENFEVLDELEAVADEVGATIAQTAIAYHMAHSAITAPIIGARIVEQLEENLGAAEVELSDEQVGRLQDAKGGPYSGI; this is translated from the coding sequence ATGGACCTCGAATTCGTATCACTCGGAGACACGGGGCTGCAGACCAGTGAGATACAGTTCGGCACGTGGCGCTTCGGGAAGGAGACCGAGGAGGGCAACGTCGAGATCGGCGAGGACCGCGCCCATCAGCTGCTCGACACCTACGCCGAGCACGGTGGGCGGTTCATCGACACGGCCGACGTCTACGGCGGCGGGACGTGCGAGGAGTGGATCGGCGACTGGCTGTCCGACCGCGACCGCGAGCGCTACACCATCGCCTCCAAAATCTACTGGCAGATCCGCGAGGACGACCCCAACTCCCGGGGCACCAACCGGAAGAACGTCCGGCACCGCATCGACGCGCTGCTGGACCGCCTCGGAACCGACTACGTCGACGTGCTCTACATCCACCGCTGGGACGACGAGACGCCGGCGCGCGAGATGATGAAGACGCTCAACGGGCTCGTCGAGGACGGCAAGGTCCACTACCTCGGCACCTCGACGCTCGTTCCGAACGAGTGGAAGGTCGCGAAGGCCAACGAGATCGCCCGGCGCGAGGGCTGGGAGCCGTTTACGGTCGCCCAGCCGCGGTACAACCTCGTCGACCGCGAGGTCGAGGGCGGCTACCTCGAGATGACGAACGACTACGGAATGGCGGTCTGCCCGTGGAGTCCGCTCGGCCAGGGCTTCCTCACCGGCAAGTACACGCGCGAGGACGGGCTCGTGGGCGAGTCGAAGGCGGCCGAATCCTCACGCTTCCGCGAGGCCTACCTCATCGAGGAGAACTTCGAGGTGCTGGACGAACTCGAGGCCGTCGCCGACGAGGTCGGCGCGACCATCGCACAGACGGCCATCGCCTATCATATGGCCCACAGCGCCATCACGGCGCCGATCATCGGCGCCCGGATCGTCGAGCAACTGGAAGAGAACCTCGGAGCGGCCGAGGTCGAGCTGTCGGACGAGCAGGTCGGACGCCTGCAGGACGCGAAGGGCGGGCCGTACAGCGGTATCTGA
- a CDS encoding RNA-guided endonuclease InsQ/TnpB family protein: MRRSLQHKDTRSAKQALRRLSGRETRFVLNRLHTISRRIVEEAATHDCAYIAVEDLTHIRERMDNPNDQVKRQLHNWAFHELQEMLEYKAAEYGIRVEKIAPAYTSQTCSKCGHQSSANRDSDGWFECNDCGYEVDGDYNAAKNIGMKLLTLPSGERPDGLGDGHLALKSGTLNGNGEYTASSTMEVDRESTDKPTTSVVGR; this comes from the coding sequence GTGCGTCGGAGCCTTCAGCACAAAGACACTCGCTCCGCGAAGCAGGCACTCCGGCGACTGTCGGGGCGAGAAACCCGCTTCGTGCTGAATCGCCTGCACACGATTTCTCGACGCATCGTGGAGGAAGCCGCTACCCACGACTGTGCGTACATCGCCGTCGAAGACCTGACCCATATCCGCGAGCGGATGGACAACCCGAACGACCAGGTGAAACGCCAGCTGCACAACTGGGCGTTCCACGAACTCCAGGAGATGCTGGAGTACAAGGCCGCAGAGTACGGGATCCGCGTTGAGAAGATTGCTCCCGCATACACGAGTCAGACCTGCTCGAAGTGTGGCCACCAGTCCAGTGCGAACCGAGATTCGGATGGCTGGTTCGAATGCAACGACTGCGGGTACGAGGTCGACGGCGATTACAACGCGGCGAAGAACATCGGCATGAAGTTGCTAACTTTACCATCGGGCGAACGCCCCGATGGGTTGGGCGACGGTCATCTCGCCCTAAAGTCCGGGACGCTGAACGGGAACGGCGAGTACACCGCCTCCTCCACTATGGAGGTAGACCGGGAGTCCACGGACAAGCCCACGACTTCAGTCGTGGGTCGATGA